From a single bacterium HR11 genomic region:
- the yscU gene encoding Yop proteins translocation protein U: protein MGDKTEQPTPKRLQEARKRGQIAFSREVPAVATYLAGMSLILVWASHIGDAFRDYYRTVATAVGQVDGASLTTVWTKLLDQAGTVWLLSVAPILAGVAVAGLALAAAQAGLNMTFEPMKPSLKKLNPLEGLKRWFSVRGIIEFVKTLVKVLVVVLLGYAAVSGSMEAIVRLHWVDMAGLYRVGVKVAQTFIFQVGATFLLIAGIDYFYQRQQWKKQLMMTKEEVKQEYKEMEGDPIVKSQRKALHQAMVMQDIQREVPKADVVVTNPTHMAIAIRYDRATMGAPKVTAKGRGLIARKIIELAKKHDVPIVRDISLAHALFEVEMGRYIPRDLYEAVAEVLLFAWRLKQEAERFPGI from the coding sequence ATGGGCGATAAGACGGAACAGCCGACGCCGAAACGATTGCAGGAGGCCCGCAAACGGGGCCAGATCGCCTTCAGCCGGGAGGTGCCCGCCGTGGCGACCTATCTGGCCGGCATGAGCCTGATCCTCGTGTGGGCCTCTCATATCGGGGATGCTTTCCGGGACTACTACCGGACCGTGGCGACGGCCGTCGGGCAGGTCGACGGGGCGAGCCTGACGACGGTATGGACGAAGCTCCTGGACCAAGCGGGGACCGTCTGGCTCCTCAGCGTGGCGCCCATCCTGGCGGGCGTCGCCGTCGCCGGCCTGGCCCTGGCGGCGGCCCAGGCGGGCCTCAACATGACGTTCGAGCCGATGAAGCCCTCGCTGAAGAAGCTGAACCCCCTGGAGGGCCTGAAGCGGTGGTTCTCGGTCCGGGGGATCATCGAGTTCGTCAAGACGCTCGTGAAGGTCCTGGTCGTCGTCCTCCTGGGCTATGCGGCCGTTTCCGGGAGTATGGAGGCCATCGTCCGCCTCCACTGGGTCGACATGGCGGGGCTGTATCGGGTCGGGGTCAAGGTCGCCCAGACGTTCATCTTTCAAGTCGGTGCGACCTTTCTGCTGATCGCCGGGATTGACTACTTCTACCAGCGTCAGCAGTGGAAGAAGCAGTTGATGATGACGAAGGAGGAGGTCAAACAGGAATACAAGGAAATGGAGGGCGACCCCATCGTGAAGTCTCAACGGAAGGCCCTCCATCAGGCGATGGTCATGCAGGACATCCAGCGGGAGGTCCCGAAGGCCGACGTCGTCGTCACGAACCCGACCCACATGGCCATAGCGATCCGTTACGACCGGGCGACGATGGGGGCCCCCAAAGTGACGGCCAAGGGCCGGGGCCTCATCGCCCGGAAGATCATCGAGTTGGCGAAGAAGCACGACGTACCCATCGTGCGGGACATCTCGTTGGCCCACGCCCTCTTCGAGGTCGAGATGGGCCGGTACATCCCCCGGGACCTGTACGAGGCCGTCGCCGAGGTCCTCCTGTTTGCCTGGCGGCTCAAGCAGGAGGCCGAACGGTTTCCGGGGATTTAG
- the fliP gene encoding Flagellar biosynthetic protein FliP, with protein sequence MNPSVLAAPAPPSAWAGNPVTTVLMLSLLSLAPFLLMMTTSFVKFSVVFSILRNALGTQQIPPTPVIMGLAVIMTVYVMAPIGVQVYDALQPMLTQSVQQDVVSPVGAQMILSVVDQVKEPLRAFLKKHAHPKERALFYQMAVRMGPPQWKETMKDDDLLVLVPAFTVSELAEAFMIGFLIFLPFLVIDMVVSNILLAMGMHMLSPVTVSLPFKLLLFIMVDGWDLLVRGLIQGYMG encoded by the coding sequence ATGAATCCGAGCGTTTTGGCCGCTCCGGCGCCGCCGAGCGCCTGGGCCGGGAACCCCGTCACGACGGTCCTCATGCTGAGCCTGCTGTCGCTGGCGCCCTTCCTGCTGATGATGACGACCTCCTTCGTGAAGTTCTCGGTCGTATTCTCGATCCTGCGGAATGCCCTGGGGACCCAGCAGATCCCCCCGACGCCCGTCATCATGGGCCTGGCGGTGATCATGACCGTCTACGTGATGGCGCCCATCGGCGTGCAGGTCTACGACGCCCTCCAGCCCATGCTGACCCAGTCCGTCCAGCAGGACGTCGTCTCCCCGGTGGGGGCCCAGATGATCCTGAGCGTCGTCGATCAGGTCAAGGAACCCCTGCGGGCGTTTCTGAAAAAGCATGCCCATCCCAAGGAGCGGGCCCTCTTCTACCAGATGGCCGTCCGGATGGGGCCGCCCCAGTGGAAGGAGACGATGAAGGACGACGACCTCCTCGTCCTGGTCCCGGCCTTTACCGTCAGCGAGCTGGCCGAGGCCTTCATGATCGGATTCCTGATCTTCCTGCCCTTCCTGGTCATCGATATGGTCGTCTCCAACATCCTGCTGGCGATGGGCATGCACATGCTGTCGCCCGTGACGGTGTCCCTGCCCTTTAAGCTCCTGTTGTTCATCATGGTCGACGGGTGGGACCTGCTCGTGCGGGGTCTGATCCAGGGGTACATGGGATGA
- the invA gene encoding Invasion protein InvA — protein sequence MEAIRQQLTELWTSLRQGDLNVVLARYSDILLALLVISIIGIMIIPIPTFLMDIFLTANMALAISILMISLYIPNALALASFPTILLVSALFRLALEVSATRLILLYADAGEVIHAFGSFVVKGNLIVGFVIFLVITLLQLIVIAKGAERVSEVSARFTLDAMPGKQMSIDADLRAGLIDAEEAKRRRRLIEKESQFHGAMDGAMKFVKGDAIAGLLIAAINIIAGLIIGVVIKKFPFDVAIKKYTLLTIGEGLVAQIPSLIITTASAIITTRVASSEEGASLGQDIGVQLLSQPKAIAIASGMLAGMAIVPGMPTVPFLILAGVAGTTAWSLMRTRRVKEKEAVKSKVMERPGEAAKQPTLELQLPVAVPVILETSPSLTPYVDIEQKGERFVNELLPQMRLWLFHDLGIVFPGVRIRGEAAHIPENQYAIYVHEVPVALGTAYPDHVFVGESVQEVAMMGLTGPTGPHPITGKAGLWIPEAAADQVHGLGVATMSPDEYIAVHLSQVIKRHADELLGIQEVQNILDAMEQQGYAALVKNVVPKLLSIQRLTDILRRLLREEISIKNMKAILEALADWAPYENDPVYLTEYVRMNLKRYIAYKFSNGQPTLAVYLLDPAIEQAIQNGIRQSASGSYLSLDPQVSQQILEAFRTAFGKVDLTSVRPIVLTQMEVRYFTKRLISFEYPHVVVLSFQELPSDMRIQPVGRIQLPAAALTGLR from the coding sequence ATGGAAGCGATCCGACAGCAGTTGACGGAGCTGTGGACAAGCCTCCGGCAGGGCGACCTGAACGTCGTCCTGGCTCGGTACAGCGACATCCTCCTGGCCCTGCTGGTGATCTCCATCATCGGGATCATGATCATCCCCATCCCGACGTTTCTGATGGACATCTTCCTGACGGCGAATATGGCCCTGGCCATCTCGATCCTGATGATCTCCCTGTACATCCCGAATGCCCTGGCCCTGGCGTCCTTCCCGACGATCCTGCTCGTGTCGGCCCTGTTCCGTTTGGCCCTGGAGGTCTCGGCGACCCGCTTGATCCTCCTGTACGCCGACGCCGGGGAGGTCATCCACGCCTTTGGGAGCTTCGTCGTCAAGGGGAACCTCATCGTCGGCTTCGTGATCTTTTTGGTCATCACCCTCCTTCAGCTGATCGTCATCGCCAAGGGGGCCGAGCGGGTCTCGGAGGTCTCGGCGCGGTTTACCCTGGACGCCATGCCTGGCAAGCAGATGAGCATCGACGCCGACCTCCGGGCGGGCCTCATCGACGCCGAGGAAGCCAAGCGGCGACGGCGCTTGATCGAGAAAGAATCCCAGTTCCACGGGGCGATGGACGGGGCCATGAAGTTCGTCAAGGGCGACGCCATCGCCGGCCTCCTCATAGCGGCCATCAACATCATCGCCGGCTTGATCATCGGGGTCGTCATCAAGAAGTTTCCCTTCGACGTGGCCATCAAGAAGTACACGCTCCTGACCATCGGGGAGGGCCTGGTCGCCCAGATCCCGTCGCTCATCATCACGACAGCCTCGGCCATCATCACGACCCGGGTCGCCAGTAGCGAGGAGGGGGCCTCCCTGGGGCAGGACATCGGCGTCCAGCTCCTGTCCCAGCCGAAGGCCATCGCCATCGCTTCGGGGATGCTGGCCGGCATGGCCATCGTGCCGGGCATGCCGACGGTGCCGTTCCTGATCCTGGCCGGCGTCGCCGGGACGACGGCCTGGAGCCTCATGCGGACTCGGCGGGTCAAGGAGAAGGAAGCCGTCAAGTCGAAGGTGATGGAGCGACCGGGTGAAGCCGCCAAGCAACCGACCCTTGAGCTTCAACTTCCCGTCGCCGTCCCCGTCATTTTGGAGACGAGCCCGTCGCTGACGCCCTACGTGGACATCGAGCAGAAGGGGGAACGGTTCGTCAACGAACTGCTCCCACAGATGCGCCTCTGGCTGTTCCACGACCTGGGCATCGTCTTCCCCGGCGTGCGCATCCGGGGGGAGGCCGCCCACATCCCCGAAAATCAGTATGCCATTTACGTCCATGAGGTCCCCGTCGCCCTCGGGACGGCTTACCCGGACCACGTGTTCGTCGGGGAATCCGTCCAGGAGGTGGCGATGATGGGCCTCACGGGGCCGACGGGGCCCCACCCCATCACGGGGAAGGCCGGCCTGTGGATTCCCGAGGCGGCGGCCGACCAGGTCCACGGCCTCGGCGTCGCCACGATGTCGCCGGACGAATATATCGCCGTCCACCTCTCCCAGGTCATCAAGCGGCATGCCGACGAGCTCCTGGGCATCCAGGAGGTCCAGAACATCCTGGACGCCATGGAACAGCAGGGCTACGCCGCCCTGGTCAAGAACGTCGTCCCGAAGCTCCTGAGCATCCAACGCCTGACGGACATCCTACGGCGCCTCCTCCGGGAGGAAATCTCCATCAAGAACATGAAGGCCATCCTGGAGGCCCTGGCCGACTGGGCCCCCTACGAAAACGACCCCGTCTACCTGACCGAGTACGTGCGGATGAACCTGAAGCGCTATATCGCCTATAAGTTCAGCAACGGCCAGCCGACCCTTGCCGTGTATCTCCTGGACCCGGCCATCGAGCAGGCCATCCAGAACGGCATCCGCCAGTCGGCTTCGGGGAGCTACCTGTCTCTGGACCCCCAGGTCAGCCAGCAGATCCTGGAGGCCTTCCGGACGGCCTTCGGAAAGGTGGACCTGACGTCGGTTCGGCCCATC